From Brassica napus cultivar Da-Ae unplaced genomic scaffold, Da-Ae ScsIHWf_2276;HRSCAF=2934, whole genome shotgun sequence, a single genomic window includes:
- the LOC125600465 gene encoding uncharacterized protein LOC125600465 — translation MVISELGRRSFLTRAEMVPAPMISRRRCSMSPTLETIFEERFDDLNHQEYSSKVVVGQGHRLFLLVPAIISAVSCVLLYRHDRVVRFY, via the coding sequence ATGGTTATATCAGAACTAGGAAGAAGAAGCTTTTTAACTAGAGCTGAGATGGTACCGGCTCCGATGATTTCTCGCCGGAGGTGTTCAATGTCTCCGACGCTAGAGACCATTTTCGAAGAAAGGTTTGATGATTTAAATCATCAAGAATATTCTTCTAAAGTTGTGGTGGGACAAGGACACCGTCTTTTTCTCCTCGTTCCGGCGATCATATCGGCCGTTTCTTGTGTTTTGTTGTATAGACATGATCGTGTTGTTcgattttattga